CTGATATTGAGACAAAGGAGAACATAAGTCAGACAACACCGCTATGGCAAGCAGCTTCAAAGGGTTATGAAGGCATtgtcaagctgcttcttgggAAAGGAGCTGATATTGAGCCAAAGGAGAATATAAGTCAGACAACACCGCTATGGCAAGCAGCTTCAAAGGGTTATGAAGGTATtgtcaagctgcttcttgagaAAGGAGCTGATATTGAGCCAAAGGAGAACATAAGTCAGACAACACCGCTATGGCAAGCAGCTTCAAAGGGTTATGAAAGCATTGTTAAGTTACTGGTTGATAAAGGAGCTGATATGGAGGCAATAGATGATGAGCGTATGACGCCGCTATTATAGGCGGCTCGGGAAGGTCAAGAAGGCATTGTTAATCTGCTACgtgtgaaagaaaaaaaaatactatagaaaatacatgtatacatgaCCTATAATTCCAGATCGAGGTCTCCACACATATGCAATAGACATTTTGAGTATAAACTCACTATAACAGATATTGGACTAGTCGGAGATGGAACTCCCTAACAGACTCAAAGAATGGAAGGACTGATGCAGTGCCTCTCCAGGTGAGAGACGACTGGTGAGATAATGTAAGATTGAACATGAATGGGCTTTGCAGGGGTAATAGAAAGGCAGTGGAACGAATTCAATAACGACATGCAACTCACATGTTTGAACACTCTTCAAGATTTCCCTAGTAGATAAAACATTCCTCCAAGATGTCAAAAAATGACGCGCCTTACAATAGGCCAAAACTGAGCAGGGTTGAGCGACGCAGAAGATGAACCTCTGCTACTCAACAATCAGATCGATTTTTGTTTCAATTAagaagtaatagtaataacagTAATGGAAGGAGTaaaagtagtagaagtagtagaagtaatAGAAGCAGAAGTAAATGGACATCAGAATACCTAATACATGTAATTGTATTTACGACTTTAGCTACAGCTAGAGTACTGGAGAATAAAACTGGGTTGTTGAATGGCAATTCcctaatattaagctttcaCAGGCTTAGGAATAGTGTTTCGGTCCATGCAGCCACATATGCACATACTATGAATAGAGGACTATGAGTAATTTAATACTGCTAGCTAAATCAAAAAGCTATATTCTTCCTGGCTAAGATAAGTGATAGAAGTGATAGCAGtgatagtagcagcagcagcagtataaGCCCCTTTAATTAAGTAGGATAAATATGATAAAAGCCACAGTTGTTAGTATCAGTACAGGTATGCTCGTCCACACTTATAGCATGGAAGCAAAAGCCTCGTCCCACACTCACAAAGCCCTGATTGCAATGGCTTCTATCTATGAGGACACTTACTGCCTACAGCAGCCCCAAAGCCGTATGCTAGTAATTTCAAAGCATTGATTAATTAGATTGTTAGCTACTAATCTCCCGGTATTATGTTTTGGTCCATCATGGTAGGCGGGTGGCCTGTGGTGTGCGCCGAAAGCCAAGATATTTCTCAAAGGTCGAAATTGACTGAAAAAAAGTCTGGTGCAATGTGCACACAGATCGATCTAGTCCAGTTCCAGTACCTCGACATTGTCATTGACAAATTGCCTGATCTGCTGCGGCCAGAAGGTTGGATAGCGGCCTTTGCCCTTGAGCACCACCATTTCCAGCCTTTCCAGCTGCGTGCCACAATCAGCGAGCAAGGTTTCTATCCACTGTGATTTTGCAAAGAGTTCCGgatctgcttcatcttcgtcgtcctgGGAACTGGGATCCGCGCTCGAGATGATTATATTGGGCCCGATTGCTCTGCTGGAGGCCTCGTTGAATGAGGAGCAGTCAACGTACAAAATCTTGAGCTCTCTCGTCCGCAACAGGGCCTTCTTGGTGAACTCTGCGCCTCGAAGGTTGAACCGGTCCTCGTCACGCAGTTGGAGGCGGATCTTCTGGACGCAGGCCCAGTCAAGACGGCCTTTGACTGCGAGCTGGAGCCGGAAATTCCAAGGCGAGTAGAAGGTCATGGCCACCTCCCGCAGCCGCCTCACACTGCGCATTTCCGAAAGTATCTTCTGGCAGGTAGCTTCAAGAGGCATGTCATCGCTATCGCCTTCGTAAGGCTGGTCCTCGTTGAGAAACAAGTCTTCGGGCTGGTTCGTCGACACGCCGTCTGCGATGGCATCGACAGCCAAGTACTGCTGGTAGACAAGGTCACGCATCTCCCTGGGGAGGCGagtaaagaagagagaggcgcCTTGGTCTAGGCATTCGGACTGGAATTTCGGCTGTGTTGACAACATGGCCAGGGTCGGGTATATCgagttggagatgatgcaaGCAGTGAGGCCAGCAGCATGATGGTTGTGTTtcgctgaggaggaggggcagTCTTACACGAGTCCCTGATTACTGCATGCATGAACGTAGTTGCTCCACGACCCACCAGCGAGCGGGTGCCTGGCCCCTCACCGCATAAACTCCGAGCCTCATCCTAGGTACATCTACAGGGGTGTGCCTACATAGGTATGTACCTTGGAGACAGATGGCGACGTAGAGAAGAATCATTCTTGGATTAAATCAACCTACCGTGGCAATGGTACCTGTACCAAGAGTTTCTCAACTACTAGCCACGCCGGGGCTCATCCCGGTCAGCTTCACCTTCAGAACTCGCCAACAGCTCCTCAAGACGGGCCCCAGCACAGAGCCCAGAATCCACATCGACTTCATCAATCAATCCAACTGGACTTCTCCGTCTTGCATCATGAAGATTTACTTACATCTCACAACTATATCTAACATATAGGCGTTGCCATGTATCAAGTAGGCACTCGCACTTGATATTGAGTGTCAATAACCTGCCTGCAGGCTAAGAGGCCAGTCGTCTTATACACCAGATAGCGAGTGCATAAACTTACTTCTAGAGGCACAGGCAGCATGTATCACTAAATTTTCCGGgtattttcttgttttttgcAACCTACCAATGTTTTTTTACGTGCATTACGTTTGAGTAAAACTCTACGAGCGTGGGACGAAGCTTTTGCTTCAACGCCATCAGTGTGGATGAGCATACGTGTACTGACACTAATAACTGtacctagctttattatattcgtcatacttaattaaaaaggcTTCTACTCCTGCTTCTACTACTATCACTTCCATCCCTATCATCACCACTGCTTCGCCCGCTGCGAGTCTCAATCCCACGATCAAGCTCAAACAGTCCAACAAAGTGGTATATATCCAATCAGATCATTCGACATGACAACAACGCAGCATCCTCCCGCTCCTCCGAGCCTCGAAGAGCGCAGGCTCTACTATTTCAATATTTTTCCTGCTTGCCCCCGGCTCGTTGCGCGCTCTAGCACATTTGTCTGGGAGCATCCCAGGAAGCCTGGCTCCGTCATGTATCTGACACGTTTGCGGTATGATAGAAGAGACTCACCATTTTTTCGACTATGGGAAAATTGGAAATCTGGCCTTATCATCCAGCTCATGAGGATTGCCGAAAGGGTAAATTATACCTTTATGGAGACGGCTCGTGTTGAGATAAATGGTGAATCCCACGATACGCTCATGATCGGCGTCGAGCCAGATTCACTGTCATGGGAACGCGGATATGCTCTCGCACTGCGATGCAAAGCAGTCTTGGAAGAACGTGGTATCCACAACGTGCATTGCGAGATACGGGAGGCCAGGGGTTTCTGGTGGTAATTATTGGTCAAATCGCCCAGTAGTAGACTCCAGTTCCTCGGATAGTGAGCCGATCGATTTCAACTATCCTTGATGCCAATCACACACTCTGGCAAATGATGAAGAACGCATTTACAAAGAACCATGTGCCACATCGGCTAGTtgactactactaggtaatCTTGAGCGGCATACCTCGAGGAGGGTAAATTTAGTTTATGTAGTTTATGTAGTTTATGTAAATGAAAATATGTGCAGATTTGTTCCTATGATATACATGGTATATACATGGTATATACACGATGATACGGCTATTCAACCTTTCGAGCCcctttttagtattatttttatacttttaatagtCTCTACTTCCTCTACTTCctctacttctttttttttagtttggtttggtttggtttggtcttttacttaaagaaaagtGTCTAGATCGAGTCTTTGTTGAGTGTAATACCAATCTCCATTAGAACCAAGAATTACCGTATTCGGCACCTTACCTcatcattttctcttctttctcttctatCTATAGGTGATTTTATGCATCTTTAATGTGTAAAATTCATTTTTATGAAAGTCTAACTAGCGCAATATTAGTTACAGCACTTATTCATGTAAGACATACATTAGTCGGCTTGTTTACATCATAGAAACGAATAAATATCCTACGTAACTACCTTTCTTGAGGcatgtatttcttttataatctAACACAATAATGATGAATATCTTCTTTATCGTATtgcctctccatctccacaaCAAAAATGAAGGAAAACCAGCATCTAGTCCATCATGATGCCGCCATCAAAACCCCCCATGGCCAACCATCTGCATCACCTACAAGTATTGTCTTCAATGCTCAACCCTTCGGTGGCGGGCCAGGTGCCACTCTCACAGCCGTCATGCCATATTTACGGAGCCGACTCAAGTCCCTCGGCCCCATAGCTCTGCATTATGTGGGATCAAGTCTTACAATGGACTTCCAGAAACTCACAGAGACCAAGTGGGATGGAATACATAATGTTGACCTATACACAAATCCGGAgattggaaaaagaaagctcgtTTCTCTCTTGCAACACTTGAAGCCACAGCTCGTTGTGACAGCAATGGATGaacttgttgctgctgcggctcaGGCGGCTGGAATTCCTGTGGTCATCATCGACCTGCTGCTATGGTTCTGGCCCAGTATTTCTCCCCATTGGCGACAAGCCGAGTTGGTGATTGCGGCAGAATTCTATGGTGTCCAAGAGCGCATAATCAGCGAAAATTTGAACAACGTTGCGACGGTCCCACCACTTGGACCACCAGCGAGAAATACTCGAGATCCCTCTGCGGATGTTCTTCTCAACTTTGGAGGCATGATCAACCCTCTTATGCCAAAACAAGAGTACATCGCCTACTCACGTCTTATATACAGTGCTGCTCGGCGCGCTATTGAACTGCGCAACGCCGCGCTCCCAGAGTCTCAACATGCCAAGTTGATAGTGTTGGTAGCCAGCTTTGACGTGGCGCAAGGCATCGACCCCAAAGATCCAGAAGCAGCTCGCATGGTCTTACCAGACGAGGCTCTCAAGCTTATGGCCTCATCAGAATTGACATTCTGCACCGCAGGACTCGGCAATCTGTATGCAGCCGGGGCTGTTGCCAATGCggttctgctgctgccaccttTACACGAGGGCCACGCAATACAAACACACTTGATTCAGAAAGCCGGCGTTCCTGTGGATGCCATAGAGTGGCATGAACTAACAGGCAGAGCGCCTATCGACTACTACCGCGACTCGCTGGAAGTCATGGACAATGTCAGCAAAGCGC
The Trichoderma asperellum chromosome 7, complete sequence DNA segment above includes these coding regions:
- a CDS encoding uncharacterized protein (EggNog:ENOG41), with the protein product MLSTQPKFQSECLDQGASLFFTRLPREMRDLVYQQYLAVDAIADGVSTNQPEDLFLNEDQPYEGDSDDMPLEATCQKILSEMRSVRRLREVAMTFYSPWNFRLQLAVKGRLDWACVQKIRLQLRDEDRFNLRGAEFTKKALLRTRELKILYVDCSSFNEASSRAIGPNIIISSADPSSQDDEDEADPELFAKSQWIETLLADCGTQLERLEMVVLKGKGRYPTFWPQQIRQFVNDNVEVLELD
- a CDS encoding uncharacterized protein (EggNog:ENOG41), whose translation is MTTTQHPPAPPSLEERRLYYFNIFPACPRLVARSSTFVWEHPRKPGSVMYLTRLRYDRRDSPFFRLWENWKSGLIIQLMRIAERVNYTFMETARVEINGESHDTLMIGVEPDSLSWERGYALALRCKAVLEERGIHNVHCEIREARGFWW
- a CDS encoding uncharacterized protein (EggNog:ENOG41), encoding MKENQHLVHHDAAIKTPHGQPSASPTSIVFNAQPFGGGPGATLTAVMPYLRSRLKSLGPIALHYVGSSLTMDFQKLTETKWDGIHNVDLYTNPEIGKRKLVSLLQHLKPQLVVTAMDELVAAAAQAAGIPVVIIDLLLWFWPSISPHWRQAELVIAAEFYGVQERIISENLNNVATVPPLGPPARNTRDPSADVLLNFGGMINPLMPKQEYIAYSRLIYSAARRAIELRNAALPESQHAKLIVLVASFDVAQGIDPKDPEAARMVLPDEALKLMASSELTFCTAGLGNLYAAGAVANAVLLLPPLHEGHAIQTHLIQKAGVPVDAIEWHELTGRAPIDYYRDSLEVMDNVSKAQSEVIDSPQAQTALVGRMLAAMLRSASAGVSAEDPPLRTLIKEFGQDNGDAMAVQIMDVLEKVR